A genomic segment from Mus caroli chromosome 17, CAROLI_EIJ_v1.1, whole genome shotgun sequence encodes:
- the C17H6orf15 gene encoding uncharacterized protein C6orf15 homolog codes for MQSHAGGSRAPLGLLLICLCLPGLFARSTGAPEEKVSPHSGQPSFTSLLSPGQPQPKPDPVNNELPGVLPRLSESPQDGALPEGGSEVPNGPPFWGPPPMESWPSEDPQQGMAAVAEDQLEQVLPEALPYLSRGDRLPEASSARLRQPSPEASYPQDSEAGLQPGSSSLETEAEAFARSPFWFLIHKLLPGSSGRILRPGTSWGSGGAGTGWGTRPMPYPSGIWGSNGLGSRLGGSGPYPVRIWGRNGWYPLRILGGNGQYPPVGTWGGYGQYPPYPQVGTWGGYGQYPPVGTWGGYGQYPPVGTWGANCQYPAGSRRPNCRYPAGSWGTKGQNRLPPGVKRPGSSGSTP; via the exons ATGCAGAGCCACGCAGGTGGGAGCCGGGCTCCCCTGGGCTTGCTCCTGATCTGTCTGTGCCTGCCAG GTCTTTTTGCACGGAGCACTGGGGCACCAGAGGAGAAAGTCTCCCCACATTCGGGACAACCTTCCTTCACCAGCCTCCTTAGCCCTGGACAGCCTCAGCCCAAGCCAGACCCTGTGAATAATGAGTTACCAGGAGTTCTTCCCAGGCTCAGCGAGTCTCCACAAGATGGTGCTCTACCTGAGGGCGGCTCTGAGGTGCCCAACGGGCCTCCCTTCTGGGGGCCGCCCCCCATGGAGTCCTGGCCCTCAGAGGACCCTCAGCAAGGGATGGCTGCTGTTGCTGAGGACCAGTTAGAGCAAGTGCTGCCCGAAGCCCTGCCATACCTTTCAAGAGGCGATCGTCTGCCTGAGGCTTCCTCTGCACGGCTCAGGCAGCCTTCACCAGAGGCTTCCTACCCTCAGGACTCCGAGGCTGGACTGCAGCCTGGTTCCAGTTcactggaaactgaggcagaagcctttGCCCGGAGCCCATTCTGGTTTCTCATCCACAAGCTTCTGCCTGGCTCATCTGGGAGGATCCTAAGACCTGGAACATCCTGGGGAAGTGGAGGGGCTGGAACTGGGTGGGGAACAAGACCCATGCCATATCCTTCTGGAATATGGGGTAGCAATGGTTTAGGTTCTAGGTTGGGGGGTAGTGGTCCTTACCCGGTAAGGATCTGGGGGAGAAATGGTTGGTACCCATTAAGGATCTTGGGGGGTAATGGTCAGTACCCCCCAGTAGGGACCTGGGGCGGTTATGGTCAGTACCCCCCA TACCCCCAAGTAGGGACATGGGGCGGTTATGGTCAGTACCCCCCAGTAGGGACCTGGGGCGGTTATGGTCAGTACCCCCCAGTAGGGACCTGGGGGGCCAATTGCCAGTATCCAGCAGGCAGCCGGAGGCCCAATTGTCGGTATCCAGCAG GTAGCTGGGGAACTAAAGGTCAGAATCGGCTTCCCCCAGGAGTCAAACGTCCTGGCTCTTCTGGGAGCACCCCCTAA